The genomic window TCATAGATGGCTCGGATCAGATAGGGGCGCGTGGAGGTCATTTCCATTTCCAACTCCTTGAATTTCCGCACGATTGTCGCGGAATGTCGGCGGCAATCGTCCGGATTCACGGACGACGACGGTGAGCGCTGCGCTCGCGCGCTCGGGTAATGATGTCATCTATACCGGCGCCTGACGACCGCAGCCGCACCTCCTGGTCACGTCCGGATCAGGATTCCGCCAGTGCACGCTCACTGTCGGACAGGGTGCGCTGAAACAGCGGGGTGTTGAACAGACGCTGGGTGTAGGCCTCGATGCCGGGGCCCAGATCCCGCCACTTGATACCCGCCGCAGGCAGCCTCCACAGGATCGGAAGCAGCAGACAATCGGCCAGACCAATCTCCGAGCTCAGAAAGAACTTGGCCGCATTGAAGATCGAGTCGGATTCGATCAAGGCCTCGCGCAACTCGCTGCGGGCCCGGGCAGCGGCGGCAGCGCTGCCAGCCCTGATCTGGTCCAACGGTGCCAGCCATTCCTGCTCGATCCGGTAATAGGTCAGTCGGGTGCGGGCCCGGCCCAGGGGATCACTGGGCAGCAATGGTGGGTGCGGAAAGCGCTCATCCAGATACTCGGCAATGATGCGCGGCTCGTAGAGCACGACTTCGCGCTCCATCAGCGTCGGCAGAATGGCCCCCGGCACCGCCGCGACCAGATCCTTGGGTGGCCTCTCGGGATCAACGTAAACCAGATCGTGCGGCAGGCCCTTCAGCGCAAGCACAAATCGCATGGCATGAGAGCGCGGGCAATCCAGATGTGAGAACAGCGTCATCGCGCTGCGTGATCGCGGGCTCGGCGGTGACATGAAGATGCTATCCAAAATCCCCCAGCAGTCTCCAGATTAGCCGACCCGCGCTGACGAATCTAGGGATCCTCTGAACAAGTTCCATGAGCCGCGTTGCGGACAAAAACGCTTGGGCACAGGCGCAGCCCGAAAGTCGTAGCCGTCGCTACGATGCCGAGGACTGGAAGGACGCGGCACGCGCTATTGGCCGCAACGCTTGCGGGACGGCGGCTGCAACGCCGCCGTCGCGGCCACGCAACTTGTTCAGACGATCCCCAGGGACTCAAGCGTGTCCGCTGACACCCATCGGAGAAAGCCCGATCCAGGCCATGAGCGGACACAAAAAAGCCCCGGCGGAGCGGGGCTTTTCTGGTCTCGCATTCACGCCAACTCAGTGCACGTCTTTCCAGTACTCGTGCTTGAGCAGATAAGCCACGCCGGTGAACAGCAGCAGGTAAAGAATCACCCAGATCCCGTACTTCTCCCGATCCAGCGCCGCCGGCTCGCCGACGTATTGCAGGAAAGCGGTGATGTCGCGGGCGTCCTGCCGATACTCCTCGGGCGTTCGGGTGCCGGGCTTGACCAGGTCAAAGGTCGGTCCAGCGTGGCCGTGGCCTTCTTCGGCATGCTCATCGGCCGGGCGCAGCGTCTGTATGCCCTGACGCTCCCACAACACATGCGGCATGGAGGCGTTCGGGAACACCGTGTTGTTCCAGCCACCCGGACGCGTGGGGTCGGGATAGAAGGACAACAGGTAGCTGTAGATGTAGTCCGGGCCGTTGTGTCGGGCACGTGCGATCAGCGACAGATCCGGCGGTGCCTTGCCAAACCAGTCTTCACCTCCGACCGCGGTTTCACCCAGGCCGGCAGGCATGGCGGCAACAATGGTCTCTCCGAATTTGGCACCAGTGAAATTCAGGTACTTCATGGTCTGCTCTTCGGTCAGGCCCAGATCCTTGGCCAGACGCGAATAGCGCATGTACTGCAGCGAATGACAACTGCCGCAGTAATTGAAGTAGAGCTGGGCGCCACGCTGCAGAGACGCGCGATCCGAAATGTTCGCCCCTGACTGCTGCAGTACCACCTCACCGCCGGCAGCCATCGCCGGCACCGAAAAGACCAGAACTATCCAGGGAAGCAGGCGCTTAATCATGCATGGTCACCCGATCAGGTACCGGCTTGACCGAATCGATCCTGGTGTACACCGGCATAAGTAGGAAGAACAGGAAATAGATCACCGTGCAGATCTGGGCGACCAGCTTTTGCAACTCGCTACCGGCCTGCAGGCCGAGATAACCCAGGGTGACAAAGGCCACCGTGAACAGGGCCAGGGCAATCTTGGTGAGCGGTCCGCGATATCGGATCGAGCGCACCGGGCTGCGATCCAGCCAGGGGATCAGGAACAGGATCGACACCGCCGCACCCATCACCACGACGCCAAACAGCTTGTCCGGAATCGCGCGCAACATCGCGTAATAGGGCGTGAAGTACCACACCGGTTTGATGTGCGCAGGCGTGACCATCGGATCGGCCGGCGAGAAGTTGTCGTACTCCAGGAACAGATCCCCGAATGTGGGCTCGAAGAAGATCACGAAGGCAAACAGGATCAGGAAGACGCCTGCACCAAAAAGATCCTTGACCGTGTAGTAGGGGTGGAAGGGAATGCCGTCCAGCGGCACGCCCTTGGCATCCTTCTTCTTCTTGATGTCGACACCGTCGGGATTGTTCGATCCCACTTCGTGCAGCGCGCCCAGATGCAGCACCACCAGCAGCAGCAGCGAGATCGGCAGGGCCACGACGTGCAGCGCGAAGAAGCGGTTGATGGTGGCATCGGAAGGCAGATAGTCGCCCTGAATCCACTGTACCAGACCGTCGCCAATGACCGGGATGGCGCCGAACAGCGACACGATCACCTTGGCGCCCCAGAAGGACATCTGTCCCCAGGGCAGCACGTAGCCGAGGAAGGCCTCTGCCATCAGCGCCAGGAAGATCAGCATGCCCAGCACCCACACCAGTTCCCGTGGCTTCTGATAGGAGCCATACATAAGTCCGCGGAACATGTGCAGGTAGACCACGATGAAGAAGAACGAAGCGCCCGTGGAATGCAGGTAGCGGATCAGCCAGCCCCAGGGCACATCACGCATGATGTACTCGACCGAGCCGAAGGCTTCGGCCGCACTGGGCTTGTAGTGCATCGTCAGCCAGATGCCGGTCACGATCTGATTGACCAGCACCAGAATCGCCAGCGAGCCAAAGTAGTACCAGATGTTGAAGCTCTTGGGCGCGTAGTACTGCGCCAGATGCTTGTTCCAGAAATCGACCACCGGCATGCGCTGGTCCAGCCAGCCGAGAATGCCGTTGACGGTTGTCGTGCGTTCGCCAGCCATTACGCCGCTCCTTCGGTTTCGCCGATGATCACGCGCGTATCGGATTCGAACCGGTACGGCGGCACCACCAGATTGGTCGGGGCGGGCGAGCCTTCGTAGACGCGGCCGGCGAGATCGAAGCGCGAATTGTGACAGGGGCAGTAGTAGCCGCCCTTCCATTGCGCATCCCAGGGTTCAGGCTGGACCTCGGCGTGCAGCTTGGGGGAGCAACCCAGATGCGTGCAAACCCCAACCAACACCAGAACGTCCGGCTTCAGCGATCGGTACTCGTTCTTGGCGAACTCGGGCTGCTGATCCTGAACATCTGACTTCGGATCTTTCAGCCGACCATCTTCAGCAGGCAGCCGCTGCAGCATTTCCTCGCTGCGGCGAACGATGAAGATGGGGCTGCCGCGCCAGAGCAGCGTCATCTGCGTGCCGACGGCTAGCTTGCTGATATCGGCGGCCACGGGCGCACCCGCTGCGACGGCTCGGGCACTGGGCTTCCAGGCGTTGATGAACGGAATGGCGGCAAACACGCCACCTACCCCACCCACAACGACGGTCGAAGCGGTCAGAAACCGGCGCCGGCCGTGGTTGACGGACTCTGCTGCCATGCTTGACTCCATACGAAACGAAAGAGCACTCGGCGGCCCATGGTTGCGGCCCCGAAACCCTGCAAGTTTACAGGATCGGTCCAAGCCCACACAACGAGATTGGTCGATCAGTCCGGCAAGGCGGGGGCGCTGCCACAGCGCCCCCGCAATTGCAAGTCAGACCACGCCGTGGGCAATCATGGCGTCGGCCACCTTGACGAAGCCGGCGATATTCGCACCCTTGACGTAATCGATGTACTTGGCGTCGCCGGCCACGCCACCGTAGCGCTCACAGCGCTCATGGATGCCGCGCATGATGTCGCGCAACAGACGCTGCAGTTCATCTTCCTTCCAGGTGATGCGAGCCGAGTTCTGGCTCATCTCCAGACCGGAAACAGCCACGCCGCCAGCATTGGCGGCCTTGCCCGGCGCGAACAGGATGCGCGCCGCCTGGAACAGGTGCACCGCTTCCAGGTCCGACGGCATGTTGGCGCCTTCGGAGACTGCGTACAGGCCGTTGGCCAACAGGGTCTTGGCATCGGCACCGCTGATCTCATTCTGGGTGGCGCAGGGTACGGCGATATGCCCAGGGACGATCCACGGACGCTGCCCGGCGTGGAAAGTACCGCCGAACTGGCTCACGTACTCCTCGATACGACCGCGGCGCTTGTTCTTGAGGTCCTTGATGAAGGCCAGCTTCTCGTGCGTGAAGCCCTCCGGATCGTGAATGAAGCCATCGGAATCGCTCAGGGTGACCGGTTTGCCACCGAGGTGCAGGATCTTTTCCACCGCATGCTGGGCCACGTTGCCCGATCCCGACACCAGGCAGGTCTGACCTTCGATGGATCTGCCGGCGCGCTTCAGCATGTCTTCGAGGAAATACACGGCGCCATAGCCGGTGGCCTCGGTGCGGATCGGGCTGCCGCCGTATTCCAGGCCCTTGCCGGTGAGCACGCCCACATAACGATTGGTAATGCGCTTGTACTGGCCAAACATGTAGCCGATCTCACGACCACCCACGCCGATGTCGCCAGCCGGCACGTCAGTGTCTTCACCCACATGGCGGTAGAGCTCGGTCATGAACGACTGGCAAAAGCGCATGACTTCCGCCTCGGACTTGCCCTTGGGGTTGAAGTTGGAACCGCCCTTGCCGCCGCCCATGGGCAAGCCGGTCAGGGCGTTCTTGAAGGTCTGCTCGAAGGCCAGAAACTTGAGCACGCCCTGATTCACCGACGGATGGAAGCGGATGCCACCCTTGTAGGGACCAATGGCGCTGTTGTTCTGAATCCGGTAGCCGCGGTTGACGCGGATGTTGCCGGCATCGTCCTGCCAGCAGACGCGGAAGGAGATCACCCGATCGGGCTCGGCCATCCGCTCCAGAATCTGGTACTCGTTGTACTTGGGATTGGCCCGGATATGCTCCAGCACGCTCTCGGCCACTTCGCGCAGCGCCTGGATGAACTCAGGCTGCCCTGGATTGCGTTTCTCCACACCCTCTACGAACTCGTCAAGACTCGGTACCGTATCACGCCCCATGTCTCTACTCCCAGGTTATGGCCACAGCGGCCGGACAGTCTTCGTGCAGGCTCAGAACCATACTCCCTAAATCCTGCCCTGACGGTGCCCACGTTACACTTCGGCATGACTGTCGGGCCAGAATTCTTCGGCTTTGCAGGTCTTCCTTTCAGACCCGATCCCGCCTGCACCCCTCTAGAATGTCGCGATGAACAATTCGAACCACATGGCCAACGGCTTACGCGAACACCTCCGGTATTTTGGCGGATGGGCCATCGCCGGACTGGCCCTGGCGCTGCTGATCCTGCTGTTGCGCTTCGGCTGGCCTGCTCGCGGCAATGGCGCGGAAGCCCATGCGCCACGCAGCTACGCCCCGGCAGTGGGGGCCGCCGGGCCATCCGTGGTCAATATCTACGCCAATCGCATCGTGACTGAGCCCAGCTATTCAAGACTGGAGGGCAATCCGGCTGCGCAGCGCTTCCTGGGACCGAGTTTTTCGCCCGTAGGCCCGCCGCGACAGCGACTGGAGGAGAGTCTGGGTTCGGCCGTGATCGTGCGCGCCGACGGCTATCTGCTGACCAACAATCATGTGGTCGAGAAGAAGGACAACATCCGCGCCGTGCTCTGGGATGGCCGCACGACAGACGCGCGGGTCGTGGCCACCGATCCCGATACCGACCTGGCGGTGCTCAAGATCGACGCCGATGAGCTGCCGGCAGTGCACTTCGCCGACAAGGGCTCCTTGCGTATCGGCGATGTGGTGCTGGCCATCGGCAATCCCTTCGGCCTTGGCCAGAGCGTCACCATGGGCATCGTCAGCGCCATCGGCAACGAGCGTCTGAACGTGGGACTGAATGGCTACGAGTACCTCATCCAGACCGACGCTGCGGTCAACACCGGCAACTCGGGTGGCGCGCTGGTGAACGCCGAGGGCCAGCTGGTCGGGATCAACACCGCCATGTTCGGTCGCGGTGAAGGCGCCGAGGGCATCAGCTTTGCCATCCCCGCGGAAACCGCCAGGGCCGTGCTCGACGACATCGTGCGACAGGGCTATGTCACCCGAGCCTGGCTGGGGGTGGAACTGGCGGCGGTGGAACTGCGCCACTCGATCACGGGCGAGCTGCGGATCGGCTTGCAGATTCAGGCCGTGGCCAACAACTCCCCCGCGGCGCAAGCCGAACTGCGTCCCGGCGATATCCTGATCGGCTTCCGCGGCAGCCCGGTGAGCTCGCTCGCCCAATTCCGCAACGCCGAAGCCAATCTGGCCCCCGGCACCATGGTCGACCTCGAAGCCGTCCGCGCCGGTCTGGTATTCGCCAAGCATGTAAGACTGGCGCAGAAGCCGCATTGAACGGCGCACGGGGCACGGGGCACGGGGCACGGGGCACGGGGCACGGGGCACGGGGAAAAGGCTACGGGTTTTGGTGGGTCCAGACTTGTCTGGACCCACAAAGAGCCGGCACTGTGCCAGCGTTTCCCGTGCCCCGTGCCCCGTGCCCCGTGCCCCGCGCCCCCGCCTCACCTGCCGCCTACAAACCAGAACCAGCGCCAAAGCCCGCCGTAAGCGCAACGGGTGCCGCTGTCCTGCACCCTGAAGCGGCTTTTCAGGCGGGGCAGCAAACGATCGTCCAGATGCACGTGATTGAGGCCCATCCAGCGCCGGAACCACGGCTTGGGGGTGTCGCGAAAATCGACGACGGCGATGCGTCCTCTGGCTGACAGATTGTCGCTGGCATCGGCGAGCAACTGATCAAGCCCAGGGCCGACCATGGACAGCAGGTAGGAGGCGACGATCAGATCGTACTGGCCTGGCAGGCCGGCGTAGGCGCTGTGATGCAGTTTCAGCCGATCGCTGCAGTGCGCCAGCCGTTTGCCGGCCTGATCCAGCATGTCGGCCGACAGATCCACACCGTGCAACTCGGCCTTGGGAAAGCGCTCTGCCAGCGCCTGCAGATTGCGGCCGGTGCCGCAGCCGATTTCCAGGATCCGCCGCGGTGCCGGACCGACTTGGGCGACAATCTCCTCGATCAGCCGGTCCCGACCGAACAGGAAGCTCCAACGAGTCAGGTCATAGATGCGCGCATGCCAGCGGTAGTAGCGGGCCAGTGCCTGCGTCTCGGCGGCCGGTGCCGTACTCATGCCGCAGCGACCGTGGCGCAGAGCACGCTGCCATAGGTACCGACCCGGTCCAGGCGATGCCAGTGTGCGCAATCATCCGGGTGCGCCCGCAACCGGGCCTGGGCAAATTCCGGCAGGAAATCGATCGAGAGCCCGGCCGAGCGCATCAACACGCGGGCATCGGCGGCACTGCGCCGGATCAGCAGTTCCCACTCGTCATCCAGCAACTCCGGGCGATGCGCGGCCATCCAGTCCTGGTGGTCCAGCAGCACGAACTGGTTGAAGCGGGTCTGGGACTCAGACAGAAACGCGGACAGGGTGGCGGTATGGGTTCGGACCCGATCGGCACGCTGCGCCAGCGCCGCGAAGTGCTCCGGGCGCAGATAGTTGGGGCAGCACTGCGCGCTGTAGGCACCCAGCAGATAAACCCGCCAGAAGTAGTTCTCCTGGATGGGCAGTTCGGTGAGCAGATAGCGCAGCTTGTCTTCGATGTAGCGGTTGATGCCACCGGGGTACTGGGCTTCGATCAGATTGCGCTGCGCCCGCGGAACGCCCAGCAACGTCAATACCGCCGGTTGGCGCGCCGACCAGCGCAGCAGTGGTCCCCACAGGCGTGGCTCGATGCGCGCATAGCGCTCGCGCTGCTCGGCCAGACTCGACGCTTCGAGCAGACCACAGATCTCGCGCCAGAGACGCGGCTGCAAGCTGCGCAGCAGGGTCCGCACCCACCAGGCCACGTCGCCGGAGGCACCGCGAAAATAGAAGCTTCCACGCCCACGCGGGCTGAAAGCGCCCGGACTCCGATCCCAATGCGCCTGCGCCGAAGCCGACAGTTGCGGCCGCAGCGTTCGGTAGACCGCCGCGAAATCCGGATGATTGCCCCGCCCGAAGAGCTGGAACAGGAGCTCGGGATCGCCCTTGGCGAGCACCGCCAGTTTCAGTTCCAGCAGCGCATTCTGGCGCGGATTCATGTCGACGCAATCGATTCCCGCCGGATCGTCGAGCAGATAGTCGAGGGTGTTGCAACCAGCGCTGGTGATCATGACGATGCGGTCACCGGGCTGGATGCCCAGCAACTGGCGATCGGCGCGCGGATCTTCCCAGCAGGTGTTGTAGATCAGACGCGAGCCATGCACCTTGCGAAACCAGGCGTCGTATGCGCGATGCGCGATTTTCATGCGGTCGTCATCGAGTGGAAGTTCCTGACGAGCTTAGGTCGACCATGTTGCGGTTTTGGGACCGAATCAATGCATCCCCGAGTCGCCGATGGGTGCCATGGTCACCAGCGCCATCGACTCGTTCCCACCGCCGTCAGCAAGGCGAAGCTAGAATCGCCACATGAAAATTACCGCCATCACGCTGGATCTGGACGACACCCTGTGGCCAATTGCGCCGGTCATGGAAAGGGCTGATCTGGCCTTGCAGCAATGGTTCGAGCAGAACTGCCCGGAGGTCGCGGCGGCTCTGCCGATCGCCGAGATGCGCCGCCTGCGCGACCGTACCTTCCTGGAGCATCCGGAACTCGGCCATGACTTCACCACGCTGCGCATGCTCTGCCTGCGCGCCGCACTGACGCCCTATGGTTATGGCGAACGCGAGGTCAATGAAGCCTTTGAAGTGTTCTACGCGGCCCGCAATCGGGTCGAGCTCTACCCGGAAGTGGGCGATGCCCTGGAGAGACTGGCTCGGCGGGCGCCATTGGTATCACTGACCAACGGCAACGCCTGTCTGGACCGCGTTGGCCTGAAGCACTTGTTCCGGGCGCAGATCACGGCCCGCAGTCATGGTGCGGCCAAGCCGGACCCCGGTATTTTCCATGCCGCCTGTGCCTTGGCGGGCAGCATTCCGGCGGAAACGCTGCACGTGGGCGATCATCCGGAGCAGGACGTGCTCGGAGCGCTCGGTGCCGGCCTGCATGCGGTCTGGCTGGACCGCGAATCGCTGGGCTGGCAGCACGGAGGACATCCGCCGCATACCGTCAGTTGCCTCGCGCAGCTCGCCGATTTCGTCGAGTCGATCTAAGCCCTGCCACACCTGGAGCCACGCAGATGCACGTCGTCGAAACCCAGCGCTTGATCCTGCGGCGGCTGGAACTGGGAGATGCCGAGTTCATCTTCCAGCTGGTCAATGATCCGACCTGGCTGGCGGGCATCGGTGATCGCGGCGTGCGCACGCTGACCGACGCCCAGGAGTATCTGCGCAAGGGCCCGCTGGAGATGTATGAACGCTACGGCTTCGGGCTCTACGCGATCGAGCGCAAGGTCGACCATCAGCTGATCGGTATCTGCGGGCTGCTCAAGCGCGAGACCCTGCCCGAGCCTGATCTGGGCTACGCGCTGCTGCCCCAATATGCCGGCGTCGGCTACGCCCTGGAGGCCGCCCGCGCCTGCGTGGCACTGGCACGCGAGCAGTTCCGGATGCCATGTCTGCTGGCCATCACCACGCCCGAGAACATCCGCTCAAGGCATCTGCTGGAACAGCTGGGCATGCAACTGGAGCAGCGCTACCGGGTCAAGCCGGAGGACGATGAGCTGTGCCTGTACGCGATGGCTCTGGCGACACCCTGATAGAGCACGGGCTTGCGGGCGGTCGATGTGGAGGGCGCTGCGCTGCGGCGCCGCCTTGCTGTACCGGAAGACCAGGCGCGGGCGGGCAGGCGCGCGCCCCTCCACAAGCGCGCTTCTTCAGCACATCGCCAGCAGCGTCCAGACAAGTCTGGACCCGCAGGAGCAGGCACCCGGGCTGTTCGCCAACGATCTGGCGACATGCCCTGAAAGCTCATCGGCGCCCCTTCAACCGATACCAGCCACCGACACCAACCTCACCCACAGCCGCCCCCCGACTTGTCGCGCTTGAGCTGCAGCACGATGCGCGGATCGAACTCCAGATGCTCGTTTTCGATGGGGTCAGGCGCGCACGAGGGATAACGGCTGCCCAATGCGGCCTTGAAGACGTAGCCCAATTCATCGTCGGCAGCACTGGCCACCGGCTGCAGCAGGCTGTCTTCCTTGCCGAAGAAGGCAATCCAGCGATTGATTCCACCCTCGAGCACATAGACATTGGGCACGCCCGAAGCCACCAGCAGCTTCCAGGCCTGCACCGCAGCCGACTCATCGTTGCTGATGGTCACGAAGACCGTATTTGCAGGGGGCTCGGCGAGCAGCTCGGGCACGCGCTGGGTCAGGCCCTCCAGCGGCGCGCTGATGGAATCGGCGATGTGGTAGAGGTTGTAGTCGGACTCCCGGCGCACATCCAGAAGCACGGGATGGATGGCCTGGTTGTAACGGGCCTTGAAGGCCTCGGCCGGCGAGATGAACACCAGACGTTTGGCCAGCATCTCGTCGGCGCTGTAGACCCGCTTCAGGGTCAGCGGCTCGGCGTTCTCCTGTTCGATGGTTTCGGTGCGCTGGAAGCTGAGTTTCTGGTATCGGTCCTCCAGCGTCGGACTGCCGATCAGCAACACCATCACTGCCGCCGCTGCCAGGCCGGCTGCACCGAACTTGCGAAGTCCCGGCTCTGCAGCCCGATCCTTTCCGGCGACCGCGCGCTCGACCCGCTCGCTGCCCCAGAAGAAGAACAGCGCCGCGCAGACCACGATCAGCACGATGACCGGCGCCGGAATGCCGAACACCTGATCCAGGGTCAGCCGCCCGTAATAACCGGCGTTGTTGTACCAGTGATCGTAATAGCCCTGGGTCTCGGCAAACAGGAAGGCACCGACGAAGCCGCCGAGCATGAAGAACATGCCATCGATCTTGCCGGTGGAGGCCGAAGCCAGCGAGGTGGTCGGGCAGAAACCGCCGATGATGAAGCCGACACCCATGATCAGTCCGCCAACGATGCCCGAGCCCAGATAGGTGGGATTGACCCAGACCTGGCTGAAATCGAGCCATCCCAGCCCCACCGCCCCCCAGATCAGGACCATGGCCACGGCAATGGCCGTGAACATGACCTTGAAAACCGTCAGCTCCCGGAAATAGAACTGACCGGCCAGCTTTCGAGAATCACCGAATCCGGCCATTTCCAGCGTGAAGCCGAAGG from Rhodanobacteraceae bacterium includes these protein-coding regions:
- a CDS encoding GNAT family N-acetyltransferase; translated protein: MHVVETQRLILRRLELGDAEFIFQLVNDPTWLAGIGDRGVRTLTDAQEYLRKGPLEMYERYGFGLYAIERKVDHQLIGICGLLKRETLPEPDLGYALLPQYAGVGYALEAARACVALAREQFRMPCLLAITTPENIRSRHLLEQLGMQLEQRYRVKPEDDELCLYAMALATP
- a CDS encoding HAD family hydrolase, which translates into the protein MKITAITLDLDDTLWPIAPVMERADLALQQWFEQNCPEVAAALPIAEMRRLRDRTFLEHPELGHDFTTLRMLCLRAALTPYGYGEREVNEAFEVFYAARNRVELYPEVGDALERLARRAPLVSLTNGNACLDRVGLKHLFRAQITARSHGAAKPDPGIFHAACALAGSIPAETLHVGDHPEQDVLGALGAGLHAVWLDRESLGWQHGGHPPHTVSCLAQLADFVESI
- the gdhA gene encoding NADP-specific glutamate dehydrogenase, translating into MGRDTVPSLDEFVEGVEKRNPGQPEFIQALREVAESVLEHIRANPKYNEYQILERMAEPDRVISFRVCWQDDAGNIRVNRGYRIQNNSAIGPYKGGIRFHPSVNQGVLKFLAFEQTFKNALTGLPMGGGKGGSNFNPKGKSEAEVMRFCQSFMTELYRHVGEDTDVPAGDIGVGGREIGYMFGQYKRITNRYVGVLTGKGLEYGGSPIRTEATGYGAVYFLEDMLKRAGRSIEGQTCLVSGSGNVAQHAVEKILHLGGKPVTLSDSDGFIHDPEGFTHEKLAFIKDLKNKRRGRIEEYVSQFGGTFHAGQRPWIVPGHIAVPCATQNEISGADAKTLLANGLYAVSEGANMPSDLEAVHLFQAARILFAPGKAANAGGVAVSGLEMSQNSARITWKEDELQRLLRDIMRGIHERCERYGGVAGDAKYIDYVKGANIAGFVKVADAMIAHGVV
- a CDS encoding glutathione S-transferase N-terminal domain-containing protein; this encodes MSPPSPRSRSAMTLFSHLDCPRSHAMRFVLALKGLPHDLVYVDPERPPKDLVAAVPGAILPTLMEREVVLYEPRIIAEYLDERFPHPPLLPSDPLGRARTRLTYYRIEQEWLAPLDQIRAGSAAAAARARSELREALIESDSIFNAAKFFLSSEIGLADCLLLPILWRLPAAGIKWRDLGPGIEAYTQRLFNTPLFQRTLSDSERALAES
- the petA gene encoding ubiquinol-cytochrome c reductase iron-sulfur subunit; translation: MAAESVNHGRRRFLTASTVVVGGVGGVFAAIPFINAWKPSARAVAAGAPVAADISKLAVGTQMTLLWRGSPIFIVRRSEEMLQRLPAEDGRLKDPKSDVQDQQPEFAKNEYRSLKPDVLVLVGVCTHLGCSPKLHAEVQPEPWDAQWKGGYYCPCHNSRFDLAGRVYEGSPAPTNLVVPPYRFESDTRVIIGETEGAA
- a CDS encoding cytochrome c1 gives rise to the protein MIKRLLPWIVLVFSVPAMAAGGEVVLQQSGANISDRASLQRGAQLYFNYCGSCHSLQYMRYSRLAKDLGLTEEQTMKYLNFTGAKFGETIVAAMPAGLGETAVGGEDWFGKAPPDLSLIARARHNGPDYIYSYLLSFYPDPTRPGGWNNTVFPNASMPHVLWERQGIQTLRPADEHAEEGHGHAGPTFDLVKPGTRTPEEYRQDARDITAFLQYVGEPAALDREKYGIWVILYLLLFTGVAYLLKHEYWKDVH
- a CDS encoding methyltransferase; protein product: MSTAPAAETQALARYYRWHARIYDLTRWSFLFGRDRLIEEIVAQVGPAPRRILEIGCGTGRNLQALAERFPKAELHGVDLSADMLDQAGKRLAHCSDRLKLHHSAYAGLPGQYDLIVASYLLSMVGPGLDQLLADASDNLSARGRIAVVDFRDTPKPWFRRWMGLNHVHLDDRLLPRLKSRFRVQDSGTRCAYGGLWRWFWFVGGR
- a CDS encoding YeeE/YedE family protein yields the protein MHFPLEAFSAVSASNPWTYIVFGAIGYAFGFTLEMAGFGDSRKLAGQFYFRELTVFKVMFTAIAVAMVLIWGAVGLGWLDFSQVWVNPTYLGSGIVGGLIMGVGFIIGGFCPTTSLASASTGKIDGMFFMLGGFVGAFLFAETQGYYDHWYNNAGYYGRLTLDQVFGIPAPVIVLIVVCAALFFFWGSERVERAVAGKDRAAEPGLRKFGAAGLAAAAVMVLLIGSPTLEDRYQKLSFQRTETIEQENAEPLTLKRVYSADEMLAKRLVFISPAEAFKARYNQAIHPVLLDVRRESDYNLYHIADSISAPLEGLTQRVPELLAEPPANTVFVTISNDESAAVQAWKLLVASGVPNVYVLEGGINRWIAFFGKEDSLLQPVASAADDELGYVFKAALGSRYPSCAPDPIENEHLEFDPRIVLQLKRDKSGGGCG
- a CDS encoding BtaA family protein; amino-acid sequence: MKIAHRAYDAWFRKVHGSRLIYNTCWEDPRADRQLLGIQPGDRIVMITSAGCNTLDYLLDDPAGIDCVDMNPRQNALLELKLAVLAKGDPELLFQLFGRGNHPDFAAVYRTLRPQLSASAQAHWDRSPGAFSPRGRGSFYFRGASGDVAWWVRTLLRSLQPRLWREICGLLEASSLAEQRERYARIEPRLWGPLLRWSARQPAVLTLLGVPRAQRNLIEAQYPGGINRYIEDKLRYLLTELPIQENYFWRVYLLGAYSAQCCPNYLRPEHFAALAQRADRVRTHTATLSAFLSESQTRFNQFVLLDHQDWMAAHRPELLDDEWELLIRRSAADARVLMRSAGLSIDFLPEFAQARLRAHPDDCAHWHRLDRVGTYGSVLCATVAAA
- a CDS encoding cytochrome bc complex cytochrome b subunit produces the protein MAGERTTTVNGILGWLDQRMPVVDFWNKHLAQYYAPKSFNIWYYFGSLAILVLVNQIVTGIWLTMHYKPSAAEAFGSVEYIMRDVPWGWLIRYLHSTGASFFFIVVYLHMFRGLMYGSYQKPRELVWVLGMLIFLALMAEAFLGYVLPWGQMSFWGAKVIVSLFGAIPVIGDGLVQWIQGDYLPSDATINRFFALHVVALPISLLLLVVLHLGALHEVGSNNPDGVDIKKKKDAKGVPLDGIPFHPYYTVKDLFGAGVFLILFAFVIFFEPTFGDLFLEYDNFSPADPMVTPAHIKPVWYFTPYYAMLRAIPDKLFGVVVMGAAVSILFLIPWLDRSPVRSIRYRGPLTKIALALFTVAFVTLGYLGLQAGSELQKLVAQICTVIYFLFFLLMPVYTRIDSVKPVPDRVTMHD
- a CDS encoding trypsin-like peptidase domain-containing protein, which produces MANGLREHLRYFGGWAIAGLALALLILLLRFGWPARGNGAEAHAPRSYAPAVGAAGPSVVNIYANRIVTEPSYSRLEGNPAAQRFLGPSFSPVGPPRQRLEESLGSAVIVRADGYLLTNNHVVEKKDNIRAVLWDGRTTDARVVATDPDTDLAVLKIDADELPAVHFADKGSLRIGDVVLAIGNPFGLGQSVTMGIVSAIGNERLNVGLNGYEYLIQTDAAVNTGNSGGALVNAEGQLVGINTAMFGRGEGAEGISFAIPAETARAVLDDIVRQGYVTRAWLGVELAAVELRHSITGELRIGLQIQAVANNSPAAQAELRPGDILIGFRGSPVSSLAQFRNAEANLAPGTMVDLEAVRAGLVFAKHVRLAQKPH